In a genomic window of Oncorhynchus kisutch isolate 150728-3 linkage group LG9, Okis_V2, whole genome shotgun sequence:
- the LOC109886680 gene encoding diphosphoinositol polyphosphate phosphohydrolase 3-beta-like, producing MKFKPNQTRTYDGEGFKKRAACLCFKNDREEEVLLVSSSRHPDQWIVPGGGMEPEEEPCGAAVREVFEEAGVKGKLGRLLGVFEQNQDRKHRTYVYVLTVTETLEAWEDSVNIGRKREWFTVDEAIKVLQHHKPDHAEYLKRLHLSCSPTNGNSLLPSQPPNDNFPRYGPPTTGSVLGPSRR from the exons ATGAAGTTCAAGCCGAACCAGACCAGAACTTATGATGGCGAGGGCTTCAAGAAACGAGCGGCATGCTTGTGCTTCAAGAACGACCGTGAAGAAGAG GTGTTGCTGGTGAGCAGCAGTCGGCACCCGGACCAGTGGATTGTCCCAGGTGGAGGGATGGAGCCGGAGGAGGAGCCCTGTGGTGCAGCGGTCAGAGAGGTGTTTGAAGAG GCAGGAGTGAAAGGCAAGTTGGGACGTCTCCTAGGTGTGTTTGAG CAGAATCAAGACCGAAAGCACCGAACTTACGTTTACGTATTGACCGTGACGGAGACATTGGAAGCATGGGAGGACTCGGTCAACATAG gTCGTAAACGTGAGTGGTTCACAGTGGATGAAGCCATTAAAGTCCTGCAGCACCACAAGCCGGACCACGCTGAGTACTTGAAGCGGCTTCATCTCAGCTGCTCTCCAACTAATGGGAACTCCCTGCTCCCCAGCCAGCCCCCTAATGACAACTTCCCCCGTTACGGCCCCCCCACCACAGGATCTGTTCTGGGCCCCTCGCGCAGATAG
- the pkp2 gene encoding plakophilin-2 produces the protein MEAPPFMKSVLPALDSFTVDADDTSLALPPEDNTKTHSTDRSFRVQQQVQLTLARKGKKTTSNGSLHLSRKPSIITCSRDGTWSNMKTHSSFGQVGGRDFSSLSSLKETRRSPSKRVDLTPVTSPELPRSRLAYGSLRFGTYTLPGPSQLPMMGTSEERSYGTDLMRRYAHSEMARSTRTHAIANGGNYHWGQSLRQTRGPQPLSADHSFLCSSPAIRTDNSPYLMEVQKGTRRQTGYGSFNATQRTEGLAWLGQMGKESQGHVGAKWPPSYPASLVSMEVDMGQMRAAAEPEIQQTDVKEVTVVKPESKVPELTLERAVNLLGQENEEMQITAARFIQNQCFNSADAKKMVFYLHGIPKLIKLLQSDSEELERIAAGALRNVVFESSENKMEVKDNQGVAPALCLLRRSRDIETRRQLTGLLWNLSSHDLLKEHLSKEALEILTTSVLVPCSGLSEGENPKDAMLADPDTFYNATGCLRNISSTGPEGRKAMRQCENLIDSLVYYIRGTIADYKPDDKSTENCVCILHNLSYQMEMELPQKFASELHESRLNLAPKTKTPGCFGSRSAKIIQRLEPKRPLLEEKGSPCGIEWLWSAITVRMYLSIMARSICPYTQEAAIGALQNITAGNGLVSQAIAHTIVQRENGLLQAMKMLQEGGMVVKKTAVSLLCNISRYRELHAHIVKQVLPQLVVMLPNSDTSTDLPIEVTVSLCHILINLSQDETQHVRAIVNHGALPKIINISAKDNGFGPTRAGQAACILLHSMWSHSELHRAYRKAGYRKADFVNSRTSKAVH, from the exons ATGGAAGCGCCGCCATTTATGAAGTCAGTTTTACCTGCGCTAGACTCATTCACAGTCGACGCAGATGACACGAGTTTGGCATTACCACCAGAGGATAATACAAAGACTCATTCAACCGACCGGAGTTTTCGTGTTCAGCAACAAGTGCAGCTCACACTTGCTCGTAAGGGCAAAAAGACAACGTCCAATG GTAGTCTTCATCTATCCAGAAAGCCATCAATTATCACCTGTTCCAGAGATGGAACCTGGTCTAACATGAAG ACACACTCATCTTTTGGCCAGGTCGGAGGCAGGGACTTCAGCAGCCTGTCGTCTTTGAAGGAAACTAGAAGAAGTCCGTCTAAGAGGGTGGATTTGACCCCAGTCACCAGCCCCGAGTTACCTCGCTCCCGTCTGGCCTACGGGTCACTCCGTTTCGGAACCTACACCCTCCCCGGCCCTAGCCAGCTGCCCATGATGGGGACTTCAGAGGAGCGGTCGTATGGGACAGACTTGATGCGGCGTTATGCCCATTCAGAAATGGCCCGTAGCACAAGGACACACGCCATAGCTAACGGCGGCAACTACCACTGGGGCCAGTCCCTCAGACAGACTCGAGGGCCTCAGCCCCTCTCTGCAGACCACTCATTCCTGTGCAGCAGCCCTGCGATTCGCACCGACAACAGCCCCTACCTGATGGAGGTTCAAAAGGGGACGAGGAGACAAACAGGCTACGGGTCATTCAATGCTACCCAGAGAACAGAGGGCCTGGCCTGGCTGGGCCAGATGGGGAAGGAGAGCCAGGGGCATGTGGGAGCAAAATGGCCTCCTTCGTACCCAGCCTCACTGGTCAGCATGGAGGTGGACATGGGCCAGATGAGGGCGGCGGCGGAACCAGAGATCCAGCAGACAGACGTGAAGGAAGTCACTGTGGT GAAGCCAGAGAGCAAGGTGCCTGAGCTGACATTGGAGAGGGCAGTGAACCTGCTGGGCCAAGAGAATGAGGAGATGCAGATCACTGCTGCCAGATTTATTCAAAACCAATGTTTCAACAGCGCTGACGCCAAGAAGATG GTGTTCTACCTCCACGGTATACCCAAGCTGATCAAACTGCTGCAGAGCGACAGCGAGGAGCTGGAGCGCATAGCGGCGGGGGCGCTCCGAAACGTTGTCTTCGAGAGCAGCGAGAACAAGATGGAGGTGAAGGACAACCAGGGCGTGGCCCCTGCACTGTGTCTGCTCAGGAGAAGTCGCGACATAGAGACCCGGCGGCAGCTCACTG GGCTGTTGTGGAACCTATCCTCCCATGACCTGCTGAAGGAGCATCTCTCCAAAGAGGCCCTGGAGATCCTGACCACTTCTGTGCTGGTGCCCTGCTCAGGCCTGTCTGAGGGGGAGAACCCCAAAGACGCCATGCTGGCTGACCCAGACACCTTTTACAACGCCACTGGCTGCCTCCG AAACATAAGCTCGACTGGTCCAGAAGGGAGAAAAGCCATGCGGCAGTGTGAGAACCTTATTGATTCCCTGGTATACTACATCCGCGGGACCATAGCTGACTACAAGCCTGATGACAAG TCCACAGAGAACTGTGTGTGCATCCTACATAACCTCTCCTACCAGATGGAGATGGAGCTTCCACAGAAGTTCGCCAGCGAGCTCCATGAGTCTCGACTCAACCTGGCTCCAAAGACCAAGACCCCCGGCTGTTTCGGCTCCCGCAGTGCCAAAATCATCCAG CGTCTTGAACCAAAGCGCCCTCTGCTGGAGGAGAAGGGTAGTCCCTGTGGGATAGAGTGGCTGTGGAGCGCCATCACTGTGCGCATGTACCTGTCAATTATGGCCCGCAGCATCTGTCCCTACACCCAGGAGGCTGCCATCGGAGCCCTGCAGAACATCACAGCTGGGAACGGCCTG GTATCCCAGGCCATCGCCCACACCATAGTACAGCGGGAGAATGGTCTACTCCAGGCCATGAAGATGCTCCAGGAAGGAGGGATGGTTGTGAAGAAGACTGCTGTGTCCCTGCTATGTAACATCTCACGCTACAGAGAGCTTCACGCTCACATTG TCAAACAGGTGTTGCCACAGCTGGTGGTCATGTTACCCAACTCGGACACGAGCACAGACCTGCCTATAGAGGTGACTGTGTCCCTGTGCCACATCCTCATCAACCTGAGCCAGGACGAGACGCAGCACGTCAGGGCCATCGTCAACCACGGGGCGCTGCCCAAGATCATCAACATCAGCGCAAAGGACAACGG GTTTGGTCCCACCAGGGCTGGCCAGGCAGCCTGCATCCTACTACACAGCATGTGGAGCCACTCAGAGCTCCACCGGGCCTATAGGAAG GCTGGATATAGAAAAGCAGACTTCGTCAACAGCAGGACATCAAAGGCTGTACATTAA
- the LOC109896570 gene encoding E3 ubiquitin/ISG15 ligase TRIM25 isoform X2: MDSISCSICLDLLKDPVTIPCGHSYCKGCIKGYWSLDDQKGIHSCPQCRQTFTPRPALNRNILLAELVEKLKTDFKTVPSASCFPGPEDVKYDRDDSAAERTEKQGQLREKRQQVGLRICVREKEMQDVRQAVMSLSLSAQAAVEHCELVFAELIRSIERRRCEVKELISAHQRASVSQAEGLLVRMEQEIAELKRRDQELEQLAQTEDNIHFLKTFQSLCVAPVSELLPYITANQHFSFEEVKSSISGMMERLEDVLKEEMVQIPGKVYFLSPRPELMASAEVHFHHEPKTRVEFLENYCHLTLDPNSAYQHLRLSECNREVSWSDKALSYSDHPDRFTDHYQVLCKEDLSGTRYCEVDRRGECEVAITYRSISRKGGLECCFGSNDQSWSLVCRNLSCSYWHNKNRTDIPVPCSTRVGVYLDSRAGTLAFYSVSDTMTLLHRVQTTFTEDLCAGFWVGPGCGSSVALC, encoded by the exons ATGGACTCGATCAGTTGTTCGATCTGCCTAGATCTACTGAAGGATCCAGTGACTATTCCCTGTGGACACAGCTACTGTAAAGGCTGTATCAAGGGATATTGGAGTCTTGATGACCAAAAGGGAATTCACAGCTGCCCCCAGTGCCGACAGACCTTCACCCCAAGACCTGCTCTGAACAGAAACATTCTGCTGGCTGAGTTGGTAGAGAAATTGAAGACCGATTTCAAAACGGTTCCCTCTGCTTCTTGTTTCCCTGGACCTGAAGATGTGAAATATGATCGTGATGACTCAGCCGCAGAGAGGACGGAGAAACAG GGGCAGCTGAGGGAGAAACGGCAACAGGTCGGGCTGAGaatctgtgtgagagagaaggagatgcagGACGTAAGACAGGCGGTGATGTCCCTTTCA CTTTCAGCACAGGCAGCAGTGGAGCACTGTGAGCTGGTCTTTGCTGAGCTGATCCGCTCCATTGAGAGAAGGCGCTGTGAGGTGAAGGAGCTGATCAGCGCCCACCAGAGGGCGTCAGTAAGCCAGGCTGAAGGACTCCTGGTGCGAATGGAGCAGGAGATAGCTGAGCTGAAGAGGAGAGACCAGGAGCTGGAGCAGCTCGCACAAACAGAGGATAACATTCATTTCCTCAAG ACTTTCCAGTCTCTTTGTGTGGCTCCTGTATCTGAGCTCTTACCCTATATCACTGCGAACCAGCACTTCTCCTTTGAAGAAGTGAAGAGCTCCATCTCTGGAATGATGGAGCGACTGGAGGATGTATTGAAGGAGGAAATGGTCCAGATACCTGGAAAAG TCTATTTCCTCAGCCCAAGACCAGAGT TAATGGCTTCTGCTGAAGTACATTTTCATCATGAGCCCAAGACCAGAGTGGAGTTCTTGGAGA ACTACTGCCATCTCACGTTGGATCCCAACTCGGCGTATCAACACCTGCGTCTGTCTGAGTGCAATAGAGAAGTGTCATGGAGTGACAAGGCTCTGTCTTATTCTGACCACCCAGACAGATTCACAGACCACTACCAGGTGTTGTGTAAAGAGGATCTGTCTGGAACCCGCTACTGTGAGGTGGATAGgaggggggagtgtgaggtaGCCATCACATACAGAAGCATCAGCAGGAAGGGCGGATTGGAATGTTGCTTTGGTTCCAATGATCAGTCCTGGAGTTTGGTGTGTCGCAACTTGAGTTGTTCCTATTGGCACAATAAGAATAGGACTGATATCCCTGTCCCCTGCTCCAccagagtaggagtgtatctggacaGCAGGGCAGGGACTCTGGCCTTCTACAGCGTCTCGGATACAATGACCCTCCTCCACAGAGTCCAGACCACATTCACTGAGGACCTCTGTGCTGGGTTTTGGGTTGGTCCTGGTTGTGGATcatctgtggctctgtgttgA
- the LOC109896570 gene encoding E3 ubiquitin/ISG15 ligase TRIM25 isoform X1, which yields MDSISCSICLDLLKDPVTIPCGHSYCKGCIKGYWSLDDQKGIHSCPQCRQTFTPRPALNRNILLAELVEKLKTDFKTVPSASCFPGPEDVKYDRDDSAAERTEKQGQLREKRQQVGLRICVREKEMQDVRQAVMSLSLSAQAAVEHCELVFAELIRSIERRRCEVKELISAHQRASVSQAEGLLVRMEQEIAELKRRDQELEQLAQTEDNIHFLKTFQSLCVAPVSELLPYITANQHFSFEEVKSSISGMMERLEDVLKEEMVQIPGKVTAVSEVYFLSPRPELMASAEVHFHHEPKTRVEFLENYCHLTLDPNSAYQHLRLSECNREVSWSDKALSYSDHPDRFTDHYQVLCKEDLSGTRYCEVDRRGECEVAITYRSISRKGGLECCFGSNDQSWSLVCRNLSCSYWHNKNRTDIPVPCSTRVGVYLDSRAGTLAFYSVSDTMTLLHRVQTTFTEDLCAGFWVGPGCGSSVALC from the exons ATGGACTCGATCAGTTGTTCGATCTGCCTAGATCTACTGAAGGATCCAGTGACTATTCCCTGTGGACACAGCTACTGTAAAGGCTGTATCAAGGGATATTGGAGTCTTGATGACCAAAAGGGAATTCACAGCTGCCCCCAGTGCCGACAGACCTTCACCCCAAGACCTGCTCTGAACAGAAACATTCTGCTGGCTGAGTTGGTAGAGAAATTGAAGACCGATTTCAAAACGGTTCCCTCTGCTTCTTGTTTCCCTGGACCTGAAGATGTGAAATATGATCGTGATGACTCAGCCGCAGAGAGGACGGAGAAACAG GGGCAGCTGAGGGAGAAACGGCAACAGGTCGGGCTGAGaatctgtgtgagagagaaggagatgcagGACGTAAGACAGGCGGTGATGTCCCTTTCA CTTTCAGCACAGGCAGCAGTGGAGCACTGTGAGCTGGTCTTTGCTGAGCTGATCCGCTCCATTGAGAGAAGGCGCTGTGAGGTGAAGGAGCTGATCAGCGCCCACCAGAGGGCGTCAGTAAGCCAGGCTGAAGGACTCCTGGTGCGAATGGAGCAGGAGATAGCTGAGCTGAAGAGGAGAGACCAGGAGCTGGAGCAGCTCGCACAAACAGAGGATAACATTCATTTCCTCAAG ACTTTCCAGTCTCTTTGTGTGGCTCCTGTATCTGAGCTCTTACCCTATATCACTGCGAACCAGCACTTCTCCTTTGAAGAAGTGAAGAGCTCCATCTCTGGAATGATGGAGCGACTGGAGGATGTATTGAAGGAGGAAATGGTCCAGATACCTGGAAAAG TAACGGCTGTCTCCGAAGTCTATTTCCTCAGCCCAAGACCAGAGT TAATGGCTTCTGCTGAAGTACATTTTCATCATGAGCCCAAGACCAGAGTGGAGTTCTTGGAGA ACTACTGCCATCTCACGTTGGATCCCAACTCGGCGTATCAACACCTGCGTCTGTCTGAGTGCAATAGAGAAGTGTCATGGAGTGACAAGGCTCTGTCTTATTCTGACCACCCAGACAGATTCACAGACCACTACCAGGTGTTGTGTAAAGAGGATCTGTCTGGAACCCGCTACTGTGAGGTGGATAGgaggggggagtgtgaggtaGCCATCACATACAGAAGCATCAGCAGGAAGGGCGGATTGGAATGTTGCTTTGGTTCCAATGATCAGTCCTGGAGTTTGGTGTGTCGCAACTTGAGTTGTTCCTATTGGCACAATAAGAATAGGACTGATATCCCTGTCCCCTGCTCCAccagagtaggagtgtatctggacaGCAGGGCAGGGACTCTGGCCTTCTACAGCGTCTCGGATACAATGACCCTCCTCCACAGAGTCCAGACCACATTCACTGAGGACCTCTGTGCTGGGTTTTGGGTTGGTCCTGGTTGTGGATcatctgtggctctgtgttgA